A region from the Falco rusticolus isolate bFalRus1 chromosome 4, bFalRus1.pri, whole genome shotgun sequence genome encodes:
- the IL6 gene encoding interleukin-6: MKFPRGRGCDRDRDRAGRRPPALRAAAALPPPLLLLLLLLLPRAAAAPLPAADSSGEAELEEAAARRAALPDCVRLARLLHARAAQLQEEMCEKFTVCGNSMEMLVQNNLNLPKVTEEDGCLLAGFDEEKCLRKISSGLYTFQTYLAHVQETFTSEKQNVESLCYSTEHLARTIRQMVINPDEVIIPDSATQESLRAKLKSDKIWIEKITTHLILRDFTSFMEKTVRAIRYLKNIRSFSV; this comes from the exons ATGAAGTTTCCCCGGGGCCGTGGCTGTGACCGTGACCGCGACCGtgccggccgccgcccgcccgccctccgcgccgccgccgccctgccgccgccgctgctgctgctgctgctgctgctgctgccgcgggccgccgccgccccgctgcccgccgccgaCTCCTCGGGGGAGGCCGAGctggaggaggcggcggcgcggcgggcggcgctgcccgACTGCGTGCGGCTGGCGCGGCTGCTGCACGCCCGGGCggcccagctgcaggaggag ATGTGCGAGAAGTTCACCGTCTGCGGGAACAGCATGGAAATGCTCGTCCAGAACAACCTCAACCTCCCCAAGGTGACGGAGGAAGACGGGTGTCTGCTCGCCGGCTTCGATGAG GAGAAATGCTTGAGGAAAATCTCCAGCGGCCTTTATACCTTTCAGACATACCTTGCACACGTACAAGAAACTTTTACTAGTGAAAAGCAAAACGTTGAATCGCTGTGCTATAGTACAGAGCACCTGGCACGCACCATAAGGCAGATG gtgATCAATCCTGATGAAGTGATCATCCCGGACTCAGCTACCCAGGAATCCCTCCGCGCAAAGCTGAAGTCCGATAAGATCTGGATAGAGAAGATCACCACCCACCTCATCCTCCGAGACTTTACTTCATTTATGGAGAAAACAGTGAGGGCCATTCgctatttgaaaaatatcaggAGTTTCAGTGTTTGA